Sequence from the Notolabrus celidotus isolate fNotCel1 chromosome 14, fNotCel1.pri, whole genome shotgun sequence genome:
gctacaaataaaaaatcagcTGCACAGCCTCATCGTgtttcagaacaaaactcaaaccATCCCGACCCAAACACGCTGTTAATCAGTCCCATCAGTGAAAAATCcttcaaactaaacaaaaatgaaaaaagacaaacattgtatacagataaaaaaaaaagcaacatgatgTCCCGACCAACCCGCCCcaagaagataaataaaatctatCTGGATATATTCTAAATGgataaatattattatcatgatataCTCTATGTAACTTTTCAACAATAATTAAATATCTTAAGGATGGCACCATCGCtttctcaaaacaaaaaaaacataacttatggtgatatattttataaaatttgtaaaataataaaagtgatctgttctctctctctcctctgactcGCCTTCGTCTCTCAGCACGCTGGAATGCTGGACAGAGGCTAGTTTGGTTTGTGCTTCAGGAGAGGCTGATGTTTACTCTCTGGTCGTCCATTAGTAAGTCAGTTCCTCTCCAAAGTTTTCACAGAAGGAGAGCAGCGGGAGTTACTGTCATTTGAAGCCCCTGGGCTCTATATAGCTGCCAAccatggagcagagagagcgagataggggagagggaggggacaAAGTGTTTATGGTACTCGCTCGCTCTTGTTTGTGTTAAAACCATATTTTGTCAGGAGACAAAGCATAAACATCGTCAGTCTTCTTCTCTTGGTTTTGGCTTGTGACGCTGTTTTTCAACAGAGGCGAGGCTGACACTGATCAGAGgcagctcctctttctctcttggcCTCGGTCGACACTGAGTCTCCGGCGTAGAGaggaagcaaaagaaaaaaaccttcCTTGGTTCTATCATCTGTTTTCTCATGAGCGTGATGTCTCCAACCTCCTCCGTCACCCTCACAAACTCACCTTCGTGTTCTCCAGTCCGTCATGGCTTTGACAGTTCTTCCGTTCCtattttaatgatgtttgctGCTCATCTTCGCTGTCCTATCCCCTATcttgtcttttcctttttttttatcgaGGCTGACACAGTCCAGAAGAAAAGCACCATGGGATGCATCAAACACCGCCATCATCTTCAGATATCCCCAAAGAATACAAAAcagcctctcctctcccttccccTCTTTTCCTCATCTCTAGTCCTCCCCTCTACGGCCCCTTGAGGATTTAGTTCCTTACTTTAAAAGAAAACGAGGGGAAGGCTAattagtcaaaaaaaaaagacaagagtaTAAAATGGCAGTCGAATGTTCTCCTTATGAGATCAAAACATGTTCATCATGTTCATCTGCAGATCGCAGAGCTTTTGGTCCTCTTTAATCCTCTCTATGATTTTTAATCGtcatctgtctctcctctctcctggctCTTAAAGTCCTTGAGCCAGAGGTTGGGTCTCTTTACATTCTGTGTTTCATTCCATCGGCACAGAGGAGAGGTCATCTTGTTTGACCTCGCTGTCAtctttattaaattaaaattataatttatTCATTCTCTCTTTCACATTCATCCCCACTCCTCCTGATTCTTCTCTTCATCAGACGTAGGCTGATTCGCTGGACTGTGTGCGTCCCAGATTGGGCGGCTGGGACAGATGTGCCATGTCCTTCTTCCTGATCTCACAGATAGACTTCCTGCGGGCCTGGACGCCCCGGATGGCGGCCTTGATCTTGCGCCAGCCCAGATGGTTGAGCTCGGCCAGGTTGAGGACCACGCAAATGCCGCTCACCGCAAACATGAAGACCAGGAAAACCGTTTTTTCAGTGGGGCGGGACACGTAGCACTCCACCTCCTTCAGACATGGGTAGCGGTCACATTCGAAAATTCCAGGAACGCTAAAGCCATAAAGGAAGTATTGGCCTGCCAAGAAACCGATCTCAAGTGCATTCCGGAACACCACCTGGATGATGTAGAAGCGGGAGATCCCTTCTTGTCGGCGTACCTTCGAGCTCTTCCCGTGAGTGAGGCCACGTGGGGCATTGGGGATCTCCTTCACCTCCAGGCAGTCCGgttcttccttccctcctccacCGTCACCGCCATGCTGAACTAGAATCCCATTAATGTTGCGGAGCTTTCTTGCCCCGTCCCGTCCCCCGTAGTCCCTCTCCATGACCGGGTAGAGAAAGGAGTAGCGCCGGTCTTTCTGCTTGGCTGACTGGTGGACAGAGTAGGTGATGAAGCAGAGGCTGGGCGTGCACACCAGGATTATCTGGAAGACCCAGTAGCGAATGTGGGAAATGGGGAAGGCCTTGTCGTAGCAGGCCTGGTTGCAGCCTGGCTGAAGAGTGTTGCAGATGAACATGGTCTGCTCATCCTCGTACACTGTCTCACCAACAATAGCCACGATCAGGATACGGAAGATCACCACTACAGTGAGTAGGATCctgcaggagaaagagagatggggTTAATAGTCAGCAATCCAGAGTGATTCACTATGTCAGGTAGGGATAGATGTACTTAGATATCCTTTACAGAAGAGGCTCTTTAGATATGCTGAGTATGAGAGGATAGAGACAGACGGTGGAGAAGACAAATGGCAGGGATAAAAGAGCAGAGGGAAATGTTAGAGGGAACCTTTGAGAAGAGTAAAAATGGATCACAAAACATTATGTGAGAGACATAAAAACCAAATAAATGTCAGTTTGCAAAAACACTCTGAGCTATTATtagttttaaaaagcaaaagcCAGAAGAACTGATCACAccagcatttttaaaaaggatgTTAATTCATTATTAATGCAATGAGATGGATTAAAGCTTTACTAATAATTCAAATCATATTCAGCTCTATTGATCTTGACTAAAGGCAAACATTTTGgcagctctgctctgctttgcACCCTCTAATATTGTTAAACTTGCCTGTGTTCACTGAAAACACACTGGTTACCAAATAAAGAACAATGGTTCCAACAGTGATGAGACAGAAAACCACAgtacatctttttaaaaaactttgtcCAAGTAGCAGCAAATTGAGCATGCTTGCAAATGTTGATGCTTTCCCCTTTCTAATAATGTCTTTATCTAACTAAAATAGTCACAAGtctgagaggaaagaaagaggatgTCTGAAGGAAGTATAAAATCAAGGCACTAATGAGCAAATTAAGACTAGCATGTTCCTGGTATGCTAACGTCAGCCcttattttgtattcatttcaTAAAAGGGAATTATTTTACCACACAAAATGGCAGATATTTAGTTTGTGACAATCACGGAAAAATATAGTTTGTCATGCAgttaaagagaagaaaggacGATGGGGTCAGAAGTTGCTCTTTAccgttatttttttatttttttatttattatctagttcaaattttagtcactttatattttattttaataaattaattaatacatttaatttatgttgtaaatatagcatcttattttctttaaatggtttaatattttattattttattatcttagaaatgtattttattttggggagtttaatttcctctgttgagttttaacatcttattttacctccagtgtttcctcatcaatATATcatgagtgtttcctcagtttgttcagcaacttcttttttatttttcatttctttatttattttcattgtaattattaatgctgcatatattgtgttcttaaccttaggattgtgggtagGGTTTGGGTTCGTGGCTGGGGTTGGGAataggatgggggggggggggggggggggggtctatttttataaatatatattttaatttattctattttaagttgtttttatgtacagtgctttatgttacaatatcattgtatgaaatcgctttataaataaagtctgattgattgatatactTCATGGACTAACACAGTTACAGTATTTGATTGGACATACAGCACACAACTTGTCCTACAAAACCTGTTTAAAAGTGCAAGAGGGGGTTAGGAGGGTAATACAGAGAAAATCTGAGGAAGCGTACAATCATGAGTGAAAAGATGAGTAAGAATTAAGGCTGAGAGGAGggatttgaaattgaaattgaaatcaCAACGGGGTGCCTCTGAAAGGATTCTGAACTCCTTAATCAGGAAATAGACGTGAAGGACAGGCGGAGGGCCAGAGAGAATAAAAGCTGTGCTGGTTTTGGGAACGGACATTGTGTTACTGTTAAGTCAGTGTGTTTCTCCCGATGAgaaccagagaagaagagtgcTCCAAATCTCATCCATCAGCCACAAGTAAACACTCCACAAGACGAACAGCTATGAGTGGAGCCTGGATGTGTCGTGAGCGCTCATAACTCACAGCCTGTTATCTGTGattttactttgtgtgtgtgtgtgtgtgtgtgtgtgtgtgtgtgtgtgtgtgtgtgtgtgtgtgtgtgtgtgtgtgtgtgtgtgtgtgtgtgtgtgtgtatttttgtgggGGTGTTTGCAGGTAAAAACACGTGAGGTGACACATCTCCTCCAATTTTGGTGCCTTCTGCATCATTAGGCTGAGTTACCGCAGCAACCTCAGAGTCACTTAAGTTGGAGGTGTGATTACTTTCGacacatgctctctctctctctctctctctctctctctctctctctctctctctctctctctctcacacacacacacacacacacacacacagacacacacaatctGCCGTTGTCATTACAAACAATAGACTACAGGTCCGCTCTCTTCTTTCACTGCCATGGCAACAGGTGAGACTGAGTTGAACATGATTTGCAGATTTGGTTCCATGTCCTTGTGGGCTGTGGTGAAAGATGTGGTGAGGTTATTTTGTGCTGAAATTAGGTTCGCTTCAATccactgtgtgtgcatgttaatGTGCATCTATTTTTAGGCTGACATAACATATCTGTACACCCCTGTGCTGTTTCCTTTCTCGcaaacatctctctctttgttcttttcgTACTTTATTCAtagctcatttatttttcagatctCAGACCGAGCGAGCACTTTACTTTGCAGCCTTTTTGCGGTCTACGAGCCTGTTGGCTGTCTCGCACTGTGTAACCAAACAAAGTCTGGGTCCAGGCTGCAGACTGGCCTGGACGTTGCTGTTAATCTGCGGATTGATTGCTGCCTCGCCTCCCCTTCCGACAGATATGAGAGAGTTCAGACCGACTTCTGCACACTGTAAGATCAGCTCCCACTAATCGCCCTACATTTATATTAATGATAATCCCATAAATGATAAATCACTGTCATTACTCCATATGAATGCAGAGTACACATCATTACAGTTGCCCATCAAACCCTGACCTCATTACATTAATCGTGGATTTATGGTGGTTTTGTGCATACAAGTCAATAGACAGTGACATATAAAAATGGCTTTGGAGGCGGTGCTGACGGGCAGCGCAGCATTCATTCCTGAGAAAATGTCAACATGCATAATACTgagcatttaaatttaaagagatAAAgcctcaaaacaaacagactaagTGTATTTCAAATTGTAATGGTCCACTGCCAAACTAAGTTTACGTGTTTGTGTCTGGAAAAAAGCCTGAGACAATTTGAGACCTTTTGCctctgcaggactctgttacaTTTCAGTGCCTTTAAAATCTTAAGGTCTTCTTTTAAGATTAGTTTGTTGTTCTCCTTGTGTAAGTTGTggtctgtgtttcatgtcttatGTTCTTTATTCcctgtgtatttattttctcttgtgtttcttagttcgGGCCTGTTTAATGTGTAGTTCTTGCCCCCTGTGTATCTGGtttagtttcacttcctgtcctcgtgtttccctccagtttgattgaACACTCATTAattccacctgtgtctcgttgtctcatcTGTGTCTGATTGCCCCTGTtggtatttagtctctgtgtttcctcccttctgtcttAGTACTTTGTTATTTCTTACCTGAGTGTTGTACTTCTTCCCGGGTTCCAAGTGCTCTATTGTTTCCCGCGGATTTGTTAAGGTAAGTTTTATTTTATCGCCTGTTCTTTTTCGTTAATCAAACCTTATTATTTTGATAATAACACTGTATTAACAATGACAGATAAACGTTGCTTTAATTAACAAGGtcacaaaagaaaaatatctgGCCATGGAGATTTTATGATCTGTAGCTTCACCTTAAGATTTTACAGCTCTTTTAGAACATTTTTATTGTCCCCTTTAAACGCTGCAAACCCCATCTGCACCATCTACTAAGTTATTACAAGCTCCTGAGAGGGTATGTATTATATGTTTATGTCTCcattttcctgtttctgtgataacttgtgtctgtttgtcCCTTCGTATATTTTCAGCAAATGtatttctaaaacttttgactgaGATGCGATAATTCTGCACAGTTACTCTCCCATTAGAAAAAACTATGCACACAAGATATCTTTCAATTCATCATCAAACATAATCTCCTGTTTTTGCATTTAGCCACTACCTCTGAGCTTCCCTTTTGTGCCCTGTGTGCACGTTTTTTCCACTGTTATAGAGGTGGACACTTGTGAAGTTTGTGCTGCAAGAACTCTGAGAGAAGTTAAAAAAGTCCTCTGGTTTCAACACATTATGATTAATATAATGGTCCAATCATGTTCAGTCAGTTGTGTCCCTTGATAACGAATACAGAGCGTAAAAGAcccaaaaaaaagacaagacatTAAATCAAACACTGTTTAAAATTCAATGTCTAACATgggtattaaaggtgacatatcacgcttttttcatcaatgtatattggtctaagaggtccccaaaacatgtctttaaagtttatgctcagaaaaacactttgaaatcagattttggcatgcctgaaaagccctcttcttcagtcctcctcagaacactctgttttccctctgaccacgccccctcaggaagtggatgtgcctcggctgtccagcacgttgatctaatgtttacatgttggctgaatagacacggctgctcagagatcacgttacttcaaccctctgaatctgatccagaatctgatcctgacggagaggcgcctgtagcaggacctttctgaaggattggtcatagatttagtgttttttgttgttttatttatcagtatgtagacgtgtgtcttggtacacagctacagctatgaacatgtagctatgtggctatgctaattagcgctagcacttatccatgacaaataaaaaacatccactagatcttcaaatctgcagacgtggggagtaaaaccgacctctgccagaaaggcagcgggaccttttctgaaggattggtcacagatttagtgtttcttgttgttttatttgtgagtATGTCgacttgtgtcttggtacacagctatgacatgtagctatgctaactagcgctagcacttatccatgacaaataaaaatcatctactagatcttcaaatctgcagacgtagggagtaaaaccgacctttgtgtttattaagacagcctacaactagcatgcctccctcctaagctccttgttaccacacatttgtgcaggtaatggaaaacggagggg
This genomic interval carries:
- the LOC117825539 gene encoding gap junction delta-2 protein, with the translated sequence MGEWTILERLLEAAVQQHSTMIGRILLTVVVIFRILIVAIVGETVYEDEQTMFICNTLQPGCNQACYDKAFPISHIRYWVFQIILVCTPSLCFITYSVHQSAKQKDRRYSFLYPVMERDYGGRDGARKLRNINGILVQHGGDGGGGKEEPDCLEVKEIPNAPRGLTHGKSSKVRRQEGISRFYIIQVVFRNALEIGFLAGQYFLYGFSVPGIFECDRYPCLKEVECYVSRPTEKTVFLVFMFAVSGICVVLNLAELNHLGWRKIKAAIRGVQARRKSICEIRKKDMAHLSQPPNLGRTQSSESAYV